The Cohnella abietis genome has a segment encoding these proteins:
- a CDS encoding cohesin domain-containing protein, producing MLRKTLLGLLALVITVGMLISPQAYANPNPTPTVSGEFPIGIFFEPPPADVTDASFADIRAMNANFIVASNLNTTPATTDWALEKAAANHLKYLVTDTGIRWYRSEWISQNSDNGDALYLRNDKSIGQTFKTPPQTDMAIWKLSFKKSGAWPSGTSATVRIYNGPDKTTLIGSSTLTGPIVTNYPEFVINGAVVAPNTSYYMELTTDSTTNLGPFLMSSSDTYADGQAYLNGSPLSNDIYFQMTLPRSGGGNWNAFSPTNDLTDDYIEKYVNHYKSNPALLGYNLVDEPFADVFPKLKSVSDKIKAIDPDHMVYTNLYGVCDNCQHYYSGTDDPVNGGYENYVNSWLATNPDMISFDAYPYLTTGFDEKPYYQSLEYFRKQSLLNGTDLWAYIQAMSYDYFNMTEPNESQLKFQVYSTLAYGAKGYVYFTYHTPAGMDNGLILPDGTKNDTYEYAKAVNGEVLKLGSTLLSLTSKDVYHTGGVPPFATALPSTYFWQPQASAPAMPMIVSRFENDNGRQFVMIVNKDLENSHTQSFTLSNTPVSVKEVSKTTGLEVATNYNATTGALSAVFAPGEGRLYALDASGGTLTANNHVVEAAANAVTNGILSANGTTTASVFSIVTNGAKGTAVITNTATGAFTYTPNPGATGADTFTFKVKNGTINSNIATVTVNIASNVLSTTLTGAKAVQPGKKFTVKYGLKGVNQSIYAQDIKVDYDPAVMEFVSAQSIKESVKLIRTVKNPGGKLRFVIASEGAGNAVTGNTEVIELTFKAKETSIAASGTIAITSAILGDGQGNEISAAASSISVFVANLGDLNLDGKVTVGDLAIAALNYGKTINSPDWEQVKLADMNGDGIIDHQDVIEISKKIAP from the coding sequence ATGTTAAGAAAAACATTGCTAGGTTTACTTGCACTCGTAATAACAGTAGGTATGTTAATTAGCCCTCAAGCCTATGCAAATCCAAATCCGACACCAACAGTTTCTGGGGAGTTTCCCATCGGTATCTTTTTCGAGCCGCCACCAGCTGATGTTACTGATGCCTCTTTCGCAGATATACGGGCAATGAACGCTAACTTTATTGTCGCTAGCAATCTGAATACAACGCCAGCCACAACGGATTGGGCTTTGGAGAAGGCGGCAGCTAATCATCTGAAATACTTGGTTACTGATACGGGGATTCGTTGGTATCGCTCGGAATGGATCTCTCAAAACTCTGATAACGGAGATGCACTTTACCTTCGCAATGATAAATCAATCGGTCAAACCTTCAAAACTCCTCCTCAAACGGATATGGCGATATGGAAGCTTTCTTTCAAGAAAAGTGGAGCATGGCCTTCTGGGACATCGGCTACAGTCCGTATATATAACGGCCCGGACAAAACAACACTTATTGGAAGCTCAACGCTTACGGGGCCAATCGTAACGAATTATCCCGAGTTTGTTATTAATGGTGCAGTGGTTGCGCCCAATACATCGTATTATATGGAACTGACTACAGATAGCACGACAAATTTAGGTCCGTTCTTAATGAGTAGCTCGGACACCTATGCAGATGGGCAGGCTTACTTAAATGGTTCACCGTTATCGAACGATATTTACTTTCAAATGACGTTACCTCGATCAGGTGGTGGCAATTGGAATGCTTTTTCACCAACGAACGACTTAACGGATGACTATATCGAGAAATACGTGAATCATTATAAATCCAATCCTGCCTTGTTGGGGTACAATCTGGTTGATGAGCCGTTTGCTGATGTGTTCCCCAAGCTGAAGTCTGTGTCAGATAAGATTAAGGCTATTGATCCGGATCATATGGTATACACGAATTTATACGGTGTGTGTGATAATTGCCAACATTATTATAGTGGCACTGATGATCCTGTAAACGGTGGCTATGAAAATTATGTTAACAGTTGGTTAGCTACCAACCCCGACATGATTTCCTTTGATGCATATCCTTATTTAACGACTGGGTTTGATGAAAAGCCTTATTATCAGTCCTTGGAGTATTTCCGTAAGCAATCCTTATTAAATGGAACAGATCTTTGGGCTTATATCCAAGCTATGTCTTATGATTATTTTAATATGACAGAGCCCAATGAGAGCCAACTGAAATTTCAAGTTTATTCTACTTTAGCCTATGGAGCGAAGGGGTATGTATACTTTACCTACCATACTCCTGCAGGCATGGATAACGGACTTATCTTACCGGATGGGACGAAAAATGATACCTATGAATATGCGAAGGCTGTTAACGGAGAGGTTCTGAAGTTAGGTTCAACGCTGCTATCACTTACATCTAAAGATGTGTATCATACCGGCGGGGTACCTCCGTTTGCAACTGCGCTGCCTTCGACATACTTCTGGCAACCACAAGCTAGTGCGCCAGCAATGCCGATGATTGTATCCCGTTTTGAGAATGATAATGGAAGACAATTCGTTATGATCGTTAATAAAGATTTGGAAAATTCGCATACCCAGTCCTTCACACTGTCAAATACACCAGTTTCGGTCAAAGAAGTATCTAAAACGACCGGATTGGAGGTTGCTACGAATTATAATGCGACAACGGGTGCTTTAAGCGCTGTTTTTGCACCAGGTGAAGGCAGACTTTATGCACTTGATGCATCGGGAGGCACGCTGACAGCGAACAATCACGTTGTTGAAGCAGCGGCTAACGCAGTAACGAATGGCATATTGTCTGCTAATGGCACTACCACAGCCTCTGTGTTCAGTATCGTAACGAATGGTGCCAAAGGAACAGCCGTTATCACGAACACAGCAACGGGAGCCTTTACCTATACGCCTAATCCAGGAGCGACTGGAGCAGATACCTTTACATTCAAAGTAAAGAACGGAACGATCAACTCCAATATAGCAACCGTAACGGTAAACATTGCATCGAATGTGCTTTCAACTACATTAACAGGAGCAAAAGCAGTCCAGCCAGGAAAGAAATTTACTGTTAAATATGGACTTAAAGGTGTAAATCAAAGTATCTATGCTCAGGATATTAAGGTGGATTATGATCCTGCTGTCATGGAGTTTGTATCTGCCCAATCAATTAAGGAGTCTGTTAAGCTCATTCGTACAGTTAAAAATCCAGGCGGTAAGCTTCGCTTTGTGATAGCGAGTGAGGGTGCTGGAAATGCGGTGACGGGGAATACGGAGGTCATTGAGCTTACCTTCAAGGCAAAGGAAACATCAATTGCAGCATCAGGCACTATAGCCATTACGAGTGCAATCCTCGGTGATGGTCAAGGGAATGAGATATCAGCAGCGGCATCATCCATTAGTGTATTTGTAGCCAATCTAGGTGATTTGAATTTGGATGGTAAAGTGACAGTTGGTGATTTAGCTATTGCAGCACTTAATTATGGTAAAACTATAAACAGCCCAGATTGGGAGCAAGTTAAGCT